The Dasypus novemcinctus isolate mDasNov1 chromosome 12, mDasNov1.1.hap2, whole genome shotgun sequence genome includes a window with the following:
- the LOC101431914 gene encoding olfactory receptor 10C1-like — translation MFGNLSLCTKFTFVAFSALEELQPVLFVVFLAIYLFTVGGNLIIICLIWVTPSLHTPMYFFLVNLSFLEMCYTTSVVPQMLVHLLVENKTISMGGCAAQMYIFTILGLTECCLLAAMAYDRFVAICYPLHYTLLMGPPVCLKLAAACWTTGESAQTTWIFTLPFCGTGEIQHFFCDIMPVVKLACVDTSQNEIVIFAVSVLFIMSPCLLILCSYVRILVTILRIPSAAGRRKAFSTCSSHILVVSLFCGTALFTYLQPKTAHTPETDRATALMYTVVTPAMGVTLIYTLRNKEVKEAFQRVTQRSLLRQMD, via the coding sequence ATGTTTGGAAACCTGTCCCTCTGTACCAAATTCACATTTGTGGCATTTTCTGCACTAGAAGAGTTACAGCCTGTGCTCTTTGTTGTGTTCTTAGCCATCTATTTGTTTACTGTGGGAGGAAACCTCATCATCATCTGCCTGATCTGGGTCACCCCTTCCCTGCACactcccatgtatttcttcctggtgaaccTCTCCTTCCTGGAGATGTGCTACACCACCAGTGTGGTGCCTCAGATGCTGGTGCACCTGCTGGTGGAGAACAAGACCATTAGCATGGGAGGCTGTGCAGCCCAGATGTACATATTTACCATCCTGGGACTGACAGAATGCTGCCTGCTAGCAGCCATGGCTTATGACCGCTTTGTAGCTATTTGTTACCCACTGCATTACACTCTCCTTATGGGCCctcctgtgtgtttgaaattGGCTGCCGCATGTTGGACCACTGGGGAGTCAGCCCAGACCACCTGGATCTTCACTCTGCCCTTCTGTGGAACAGGAGAGATTCAGCACTTTTTTTGTGACATCATGCCTGTAGTGAAACTGGCTTGTGTGGATACCTCCCAAAATGAGATTGTGATTTTTGCTGTCTCCGTGCTCTTCATTATGAGTCCTTGTTTGCTCATTCTGTGCTCCTACGTGCGCATTCTTGTGACCATCCTGAGGATCCCTTCTGCAGCTGGCAGGCGCAAAGCTTTCTCCACTTGTTCTTCTCATATCCTGGTTGTTTCTCTCTTCTGTGGCACTGCCTTGTTCACTTACCTCCAACCTAAGACTGCCCATACACCAGAAACAGACAGAGCAACTGCGCTCATGTACACGGTGGTAACACCTGCGATGGGTGTTACCCTTATCTATACCCTGAGGAACAAGGAGGTGAAAGAAGCCTTCCAAAGGGTAACACAAAGGAGCCTTCTTAGACAAATGGACTAA